ttcataccTCTCTGATAAAATGCTCCTTGCGGATGTGGTGTGAGATGTAGCGGATGGAACAGGTGGCGTTTTCCAACAAGTTGATCAGAGCCTGACCCTCACTCTCAGAGCCTAGTCGTGCTTTCCTGCTGCTGGGCTTAAAATCAGGACTTTGCGGTTCCAGCTCAGGGTACAGGTATCGGTCTGTGTGAGCACGCATGCACAGCAGCTGAGGCAGGCGCTGCAGGAAGAGCGCTCGTACCCATGGGGCCATTGGGTGGTAGGTTGTAGAGGAGCGGTGGTGCACGTTTATCACAAATACAGTCACAATAATGGAGAGGGTGACAAAGATCATGATAAAGAGCAGGTACTCGCCAATCAGAGGGATGACTTTAGATGAGGACGGTATGATTTCTTCAATAACCAGAAggaagacagtgagtgaaacgAGCACAGAGGTGGACAGCGACACCTTCTCACCCTCGTCTGATGGAAGATAGAAGACCAGCACAGTGAGGAAGGATAACCCCAAACAGGGAATGATCAGGAATAGGGTGTAGAACAGAGGAAGTCGTTTCAGTATGAAGGAATAGGTGATGAACGGGTAGGAAAGTCTGCCGTCCTGCCGTCTGCCCTTAATGCCAGTAGCACTCAGAATTTCCCACTCACCATTGTCGAAAAAGTCACTGCGATCTACCTGATGACTGACGAGGACCAGGTCCACCATTGTGCCATCATACGTCCAGGAGCCAAACTTCATTGAGCAGTTCTGACGATCAAATGGGAAAAATGTCACATCCATCATGCAGGCTGACTTGTAACTGGCTGGAGGGGTCCAGGTGACAGCACCATTATACTTTATAATAGCTTTGGTCATTAATGAGCCCTCAAAACGCCCATCAGCACTGCAAGAGATTCAAAACAAGCTCattggtatatacagtatgtggaaAGGACAATATTTGATATCAAAGAAAATATAAGGCTTTAATCCTAGTAACTTAATTTCAAGTTGTATATCTAAGTAATTCGAAAGGTCATACATGCCATTACTGTAATTGacaaaacaatttttttaattaaaagaattAGCATATGggcgctcaagtggcgcagcggtaaaacacgctagcacaccagagctgacattttcgAACttgtttgaaactcagctctgccatccggctgggctgggtggcatcATGAACAACGATTTACTGTttttcagggtgggatgagccagacCAGGTTTCCTTaaaacgacctctgctggctgattaatggcgcctgcgcaaagtttggaaataatgctgatcagggtgtggctctccaaacacaatgctgatccacatatgaactcgcctcgtgcaggtgaaaagaggcagtgagtactgcacatgtgttggaTGGCAGCGTGTGTCacttgcaaagctcctcagtcagcagtggagggttgtatcggtagagatGAAGCGTAACACAgtcagggtgattggatacgactagattaggggagaaaattggggggaaaagaaTTAGCATATATTTTGCACTTGTGGTCTTTACACATATACTTATAATGTCCTGACCCAGTGTCCACACTGGCTGACAGATAGTAGAGGCAGATATGGGGTGGCAAAGAGTATTGATCCAAAGTGTAGTTTGCTATAAACTAGTGTTTTCTGGGGCTCAGTAAATGGTTGTAAGGGGTGGTCCTAGGGCTAATCAGACTCCGGCCGCTAGGGGTCAACAGCAAGCCAGCAATCAGGCCTAAAGCACAACACCTGTGCACAGGTCTATAAAAAGACAGAGAAGCAGTGAGAACTTGCTGGGTCTTTGTCTCATGTTGAGCAAACACAAACAGCCGGTATTCTGGGTAGAGGGCTGAGAGCTTTCACTCTTATCCTCACCTCtctcttgcaaaaaaaaaacaacacttcaTTCTCTCAGCTACTCTTCTGTTGGGAAAGCCTTTTGTTATAATGTCCTCTTTTCCTCGTGAATCTTGAGGTGGCCAGTGTTTCCCCTGGCAGTCTTTTGTTCTCAGTTTTCCCACTCAAACATTTCCCCAAAAtgggtggtttttgtatttttcttttgtaCCTCTTTGAGTCTATTGGGTTTTAACCCACCTGAGCGGAGATATTTTCTATAGAGCCTACTGGGTTGAGTGGTAGTGTTCAGTAGCTAACGCAGCGGCctgggttcaagtcccactcagtttttgttttttgagtTTTATTATCTGTTCCACAATTCAATTACAATGCTAGTGTAGCATTGTACAATCAAGCTTTGTATTTAAAATCAACAGCTGTATTAAAGTATGATGTGTCAGCCCAAGATTTGTGGGTACTggataattaaaaaagaaaactgcAAAATGTTCTCATTGCCAATATTAATTATAAGGGTGTTCTGTAATTGCAGAACATGTTTATTATATCATTGTCTGTCTGTATACAATATGAAAACATTGTAAAGAATTTCACTGTAATAGTAAAATACTGCCAGCTGAGGCACCACATCTATCAGTATTTTACAGAATATTGACAATTACTGTGTTTTTATGATCATTTTACAGTACATGCCAGCATGCTGCTGTTATTTAACAGTTTATCTAATGTAATTTAACAGTATCAATGTATTTTGACATGAAGTATAGTAGATTACAGTATGTCAgcatattactgtttatttacaaaCGTTACTTATGCATTTAAGTTTTATAAATccttacaaataaaaaagcagaatTCTAGAAGTTTATACATTCAAGAAAATATTGCTGTAGTTTATTTAAAGTCCTCAATGATACGTATA
The nucleotide sequence above comes from Trichomycterus rosablanca isolate fTriRos1 chromosome 8, fTriRos1.hap1, whole genome shotgun sequence. Encoded proteins:
- the LOC134318972 gene encoding neuronal acetylcholine receptor subunit non-alpha-2, whose product is MTTNVWLWQEWVDYKLRWDPEDYGGITFIRVPSESIWLPDIVLYENADGRFEGSLMTKAIIKYNGAVTWTPPASYKSACMMDVTFFPFDRQNCSMKFGSWTYDGTMVDLVLVSHQVDRSDFFDNGEWEILSATGIKGRRQDGRLSYPFITYSFILKRLPLFYTLFLIIPCLGLSFLTVLVFYLPSDEGEKVSLSTSVLVSLTVFLLVIEEIIPSSSKVIPLIGEYLLFIMIFVTLSIIVTVFVINVHHRSSTTYHPMAPWVRALFLQRLPQLLCMRAHTDRYLYPELEPQSPDFKPSSRKARLGSESEGQALINLLENATCSIRYISHHIRKEHFIREVVHDWKFVAQVLDRIFLWAFLTVSVLGTILIFTPALKLYSSSSPSAP